The following are encoded together in the Proteiniphilum saccharofermentans genome:
- the pyrF gene encoding orotidine-5'-phosphate decarboxylase: MTKQQLFEQILKKQSFLCVGLDTDIKMIPEHLLDTEDPIYEFNKAIIDATTPYCVAYKPNLAFYESEGVNGWMAFEKTVAYIRQRYPDQFIIADAKRGDIGNTSEMYARTFFDEVKVNAVTVAPYMGKDSVKPFLIYPERWVILLALTSNKGALDFQLTEDRNGERLFEKVLRVSQQWATAEQMMYVVGATQGKLFEDVRKIVPEHFLLVPGVGAQGGSLEEVCRYGMNKSCGLLVNSSRGIIYADSTEDFAYTAGQEARKLQQEMKEMLEKFGVSQILN; encoded by the coding sequence AAAAGCAATCCTTCCTGTGTGTGGGATTGGATACGGATATAAAAATGATTCCGGAGCATCTGCTGGATACGGAAGATCCGATCTATGAGTTCAATAAAGCCATTATCGACGCTACAACGCCTTATTGTGTTGCCTATAAACCCAATCTTGCTTTTTATGAGAGTGAGGGTGTAAATGGGTGGATGGCGTTTGAAAAGACCGTTGCTTATATCCGCCAGCGCTATCCAGATCAATTCATCATTGCCGATGCCAAACGTGGAGATATCGGTAATACCAGCGAAATGTATGCCCGTACCTTTTTTGATGAAGTAAAAGTAAATGCCGTGACGGTAGCTCCCTATATGGGTAAGGACAGCGTGAAGCCCTTCCTTATTTATCCCGAACGGTGGGTTATCCTGCTTGCACTCACCAGTAACAAGGGAGCTCTTGATTTCCAGTTGACGGAAGACCGCAACGGTGAGCGTCTCTTCGAGAAAGTATTGCGCGTATCGCAGCAATGGGCCACCGCTGAACAGATGATGTACGTGGTTGGTGCTACCCAGGGTAAACTATTTGAAGATGTGCGTAAGATTGTACCGGAACATTTTTTGCTGGTACCCGGTGTAGGAGCGCAGGGAGGGTCGCTGGAAGAGGTGTGCCGCTATGGGATGAACAAAAGCTGCGGACTGCTGGTTAATTCTTCACGTGGAATTATTTATGCGGACAGCACTGAAGATTTTGCCTATACTGCCGGACAGGAAGCAAGAAAATTACAGCAGGAGATGAAGGAGATGCTGGAGAAATTCGGCGTAAGCCAAATCTTGAATTAA